In a genomic window of Deltaproteobacteria bacterium:
- the ruvX gene encoding Holliday junction resolvase RuvX, whose protein sequence is MQILGLDIGDKTVGVAKSDPLGYTAQPMTTIRYTQSAQACKKLAQIIAEYSITRVIAGLPLNMNGTEGPQAKKVRAFVDGIRQASKRMNLAVEFEFWDERMSTMGAERSLIEADVSRAKRKQVIDKMAAVFILQGYLDSLK, encoded by the coding sequence ATGCAGATCCTCGGCCTGGATATCGGCGACAAAACGGTGGGGGTGGCCAAAAGCGATCCGTTGGGCTACACCGCCCAGCCGATGACGACGATTCGATATACCCAGTCGGCCCAAGCGTGCAAAAAATTGGCGCAGATAATCGCCGAATATTCAATCACGCGGGTTATCGCGGGGCTTCCCTTGAACATGAACGGCACCGAGGGGCCGCAGGCAAAAAAAGTTCGGGCCTTCGTTGACGGGATCAGACAGGCCTCCAAGAGAATGAATCTCGCCGTCGAATTTGAATTTTGGGATGAACGGATGTCGACGATGGGGGCCGAGAGGTCGCTGATCGAGGCCGATGTCTCGCGCGCCAAACGGAAACAGGTTATCGACAAAATGGCCGCGGTTTTTATTTTGCAGGGGTATCTGGATTCATTGAAGTAG
- a CDS encoding transcriptional repressor has product MSTLNKLDQLYKRLSDKGLKRTRQRDIIFRIFFSPPHKHYRIEELLERCRREDPTISYATVYRTLILLVEAGLAFQRQFGKGQSLFEHVSGHHHDHLICTSCGAIEEFENRTIEKLQESVAKKYGFRLTSHKMELYGLCAKCQKKE; this is encoded by the coding sequence ATGAGCACGCTCAACAAACTCGATCAACTCTACAAACGCCTGTCCGACAAGGGGCTAAAGCGAACCCGCCAGCGGGACATCATTTTCAGGATTTTTTTCTCCCCTCCGCACAAACATTACCGCATCGAAGAACTGCTTGAACGTTGCCGGAGGGAAGATCCCACCATCAGTTACGCCACGGTTTACCGCACCCTGATTCTGCTGGTTGAGGCGGGTCTGGCCTTTCAGCGGCAGTTTGGCAAGGGACAGTCGCTTTTTGAACATGTGTCGGGCCATCATCACGACCATCTGATCTGCACCTCCTGCGGGGCGATTGAGGAGTTTGAAAACCGGACGATCGAAAAACTGCAGGAGTCGGTGGCGAAGAAATATGGATTCCGCCTGACCAGCCATAAAATGGAGCTTTACGGCCTCTGTGCAAAATGCCAAAAGAAGGAATAA
- a CDS encoding acylphosphatase: protein MDRLHLIISGRVQGVFFRAYAEQEARRLKLTGWVKNRPDGKVETVAEGEKEALEEYKKWCHHGPPAAHVTQVEISWETATGEFRDFTVRH from the coding sequence ATGGATCGCCTTCATCTCATCATCTCCGGCCGGGTTCAGGGGGTTTTCTTCCGGGCCTATGCCGAACAGGAGGCCAGAAGGCTGAAACTCACCGGTTGGGTAAAAAATCGTCCCGATGGAAAGGTCGAAACCGTGGCCGAGGGGGAGAAAGAAGCGCTGGAAGAATACAAAAAATGGTGCCACCATGGGCCGCCTGCCGCGCATGTGACCCAGGTGGAAATCTCGTGGGAGACGGCGACGGGGGAATTCAGGGATTTTACGGTGAGACACTAA